In Streptomyces chartreusis, the following proteins share a genomic window:
- a CDS encoding SCO7613 C-terminal domain-containing membrane protein, translating to MTHFPPPAEELRLLDLELRQLDARRAQLLHRRAWLVTALQAAAPRSAPAPLAPPRPEASAPRVQNVLLVLGGVLLTIAAMAFTLVSWGHMGIAGRALVLGAVTVAVLAAPVPLLKRGLRSTAESVAGLGLVLTVLDAYALHEVGLADVDATGYLAAASAVLAALWTAYGLLPRTCELRLPLPAALLAAQLPLTLWAVAADASLFGITAAVLVTAGFDAGVALRAPAGSVRITAVIGAYGMGAWGVWAAGWLSWTATGPSAAARAAALLLLAAGIAVTAAWQQAAAKQALGLSVAAGLLTVAALGGTARPVLPEAWTVPVYLVCGIALPAAIWADRLPQALRDGLVRASAAVQGLALLWTLPPVALALVGPVAWVEQVWSGAPGDVRQAMAVDAPWPPDTETVPVVLAIVAAVLLLAARDAAWRTRALTGSLVLAWATALVLPAVLELPYAMGLVVLAITTAGALSAAAWIRPSEQPDTTEEPAAASTEEPTTTSAEQPSAATAAPIGFPTPRTTATVLALLTSLPLAFLSLTTEAATLTVLAVLTALFAAASWETHLAPVTAPAGLAYAAGLACAAGAAAGWQSQYVALLVLVVPVAAALLAARLGDARATVPVEVTGALAALLAVALAAAPADLPMLALVLALCGVITAGVAVRPERRSVAYASAALFVLATWVRLAAWDVGTPEAYTLPVSVPALLVGALRRRRDPQTSSWTAYGPGLAATLVPSLLAAWGDPQWTRPLLLGLAALAVTLLGARHHLQAPLMLGGAVLALDALHELAPYIAQVTDALPRWVPPALAGLLLLAIGATYEQRLRDARKMRDFLGNMH from the coding sequence ATGACGCACTTTCCGCCCCCGGCCGAGGAGTTGCGGCTCCTCGACCTCGAGCTGCGCCAACTGGACGCCCGCCGGGCCCAGTTGCTGCACCGCCGAGCCTGGCTGGTCACCGCGCTGCAAGCGGCGGCGCCCCGGTCCGCTCCGGCGCCTCTCGCCCCACCTCGCCCCGAGGCCTCGGCGCCCCGGGTCCAGAACGTCCTGCTCGTGCTGGGCGGTGTCCTGCTGACGATCGCCGCGATGGCGTTCACACTGGTCAGCTGGGGGCACATGGGGATCGCCGGGCGGGCCCTGGTGCTCGGCGCGGTCACGGTGGCGGTGCTCGCCGCGCCGGTGCCGCTGCTGAAGCGCGGGCTGCGGTCGACGGCCGAGTCGGTGGCGGGCCTCGGGCTCGTACTGACGGTGCTCGACGCCTACGCGCTGCACGAGGTCGGACTGGCCGACGTGGACGCCACGGGGTATCTCGCGGCCGCTTCGGCGGTGCTGGCGGCCCTGTGGACGGCGTACGGCCTGCTGCCGCGCACCTGCGAGCTGCGTCTGCCCCTGCCCGCCGCTCTGCTCGCCGCCCAACTCCCGCTCACGCTGTGGGCGGTGGCGGCCGACGCGAGCCTGTTCGGGATCACGGCCGCCGTGCTGGTGACGGCCGGGTTCGACGCGGGTGTGGCGCTCCGGGCGCCTGCCGGGTCCGTGCGGATCACCGCGGTGATCGGCGCGTACGGCATGGGCGCCTGGGGCGTGTGGGCCGCCGGCTGGCTGTCCTGGACGGCCACCGGCCCGAGCGCCGCCGCCCGTGCGGCGGCGCTCCTCCTCTTGGCCGCGGGCATCGCGGTCACGGCGGCGTGGCAGCAGGCCGCCGCGAAGCAGGCCCTCGGCCTCTCCGTCGCCGCCGGCCTCCTCACGGTCGCCGCGCTCGGCGGCACCGCCCGTCCCGTGCTGCCGGAGGCGTGGACGGTTCCGGTGTATCTGGTGTGCGGGATCGCCCTGCCGGCGGCGATCTGGGCGGACCGGCTGCCGCAGGCGTTGCGCGACGGGCTCGTCCGGGCCTCCGCCGCCGTACAGGGACTGGCCCTGCTGTGGACGCTGCCGCCGGTGGCGCTCGCGCTGGTGGGTCCGGTCGCCTGGGTGGAGCAGGTGTGGTCCGGGGCGCCGGGCGATGTGCGGCAGGCCATGGCGGTCGACGCTCCGTGGCCGCCGGACACGGAGACGGTGCCGGTCGTCCTGGCGATCGTCGCCGCCGTACTGCTCCTCGCGGCACGCGACGCCGCGTGGCGGACCCGGGCCCTGACCGGATCGCTGGTCCTGGCATGGGCGACGGCGCTGGTCCTGCCCGCCGTGCTCGAACTCCCCTACGCCATGGGCCTGGTGGTACTTGCGATCACCACGGCCGGCGCCCTCTCGGCGGCCGCGTGGATACGGCCGTCCGAGCAGCCGGACACGACGGAGGAGCCAGCGGCGGCCTCCACGGAGGAACCCACGACCACCTCCGCGGAACAGCCCTCAGCCGCTACGGCCGCTCCCATCGGTTTCCCCACCCCGCGCACGACCGCCACGGTCCTCGCCCTCCTCACCTCCCTCCCCCTCGCCTTCCTCTCGCTGACCACCGAGGCCGCGACCCTCACCGTGCTCGCCGTGCTGACGGCGCTCTTCGCGGCGGCCTCCTGGGAGACGCACCTCGCCCCGGTCACGGCACCGGCCGGGCTCGCGTACGCCGCCGGACTGGCCTGTGCGGCGGGGGCTGCGGCCGGCTGGCAGTCGCAGTACGTCGCCCTGCTGGTCCTGGTGGTCCCGGTGGCGGCGGCTCTGCTCGCGGCACGGCTCGGTGACGCGCGGGCGACGGTGCCGGTCGAGGTGACGGGCGCGCTCGCCGCGCTGCTCGCCGTCGCACTGGCCGCGGCCCCGGCCGACCTGCCGATGCTGGCCCTGGTGCTGGCGCTGTGCGGTGTGATCACCGCCGGTGTCGCCGTCCGCCCGGAACGCCGGTCCGTGGCCTACGCCTCCGCCGCGCTGTTCGTGCTGGCCACTTGGGTGCGCCTGGCGGCCTGGGACGTCGGGACCCCCGAGGCGTACACCCTGCCGGTCAGCGTCCCGGCGCTGCTGGTCGGCGCCCTGCGCAGGCGGCGCGATCCGCAGACCTCGTCCTGGACGGCGTACGGCCCCGGACTCGCCGCCACCCTCGTGCCGAGCCTCCTCGCGGCCTGGGGCGACCCGCAGTGGACCCGCCCCCTGCTGCTCGGCCTCGCGGCCCTGGCGGTCACCCTGCTCGGCGCCCGTCACCACCTCCAGGCACCGCTCATGCTCGGCGGCGCGGTACTGGCCCTGGACGCCCTGCACGAACTCGCCCCGTACATCGCCCAGGTGACCGACGCACTCCCCCGCTGGGTACCCCCGGCCCTGGCCGGCCTCCTCCTGCTGGCCATCGGAGCGACGTACGAGCAACGCCTCAGGGACGCCCGAAAGATGCGGGACTTCCTGGGCAACATGCACTGA